One window from the genome of Metabacillus flavus encodes:
- the yqeK gene encoding bis(5'-nucleosyl)-tetraphosphatase (symmetrical) YqeK has protein sequence MESKQALAIVKEQLKDHRYQHTLGVMETAIELAGKYGADVKKAEMAAIFHDYAKFRQKEEMRQIILNQNMRRDLLIHNEELWHAPAGAYLVQKEAGIEDLEVLDAIRYHTSGKAGMSVLEKVIYVADYIEPGRRFPGAEEAREAAKRDLNEAMILSLQNTIMFLLKKNQAVYPMTIEAYNDLILAKREDLNSE, from the coding sequence AATTGTAAAGGAACAGCTGAAAGACCATCGCTATCAGCATACCCTTGGGGTCATGGAAACGGCTATTGAACTTGCGGGGAAATATGGTGCGGACGTTAAGAAGGCGGAAATGGCTGCTATTTTCCACGACTATGCAAAGTTCAGGCAAAAGGAAGAAATGAGGCAGATTATTCTCAATCAGAACATGAGGAGAGATTTGCTTATCCATAACGAAGAATTATGGCACGCACCAGCAGGCGCTTACCTTGTTCAAAAAGAAGCGGGTATAGAAGATCTGGAAGTACTTGACGCAATCCGTTACCATACATCAGGCAAGGCTGGTATGAGCGTACTTGAAAAGGTCATATATGTTGCGGATTATATTGAACCCGGAAGAAGGTTTCCGGGTGCAGAAGAGGCAAGAGAAGCTGCTAAAAGGGACTTGAATGAAGCGATGATTCTATCATTGCAAAACACAATTATGTTTTTGCTTAAGAAAAATCAGGCTGTTTATCCAATGACAATTGAAGCTTATAACGATTTAATCTTAGCAAAACGGGAGGATTTGAATTCAGAATGA